A DNA window from Iodobacter ciconiae contains the following coding sequences:
- the hisD gene encoding histidinol dehydrogenase, which yields MLRRLDSRSADFQSQLAALLAFETSQDPDVDARVAAILDDVKARGDTAVVEYTQRFDGVAAQTMAGLELTQAELKAAFERLPDVQRDALVAAAERVRKYHEHQKMASWQYTDEDGTVLGQQVTALDRVGIYVPGGKASYPSSVLMNAIPAHVAGVAEIIMVVPTPRGERNDLVLAAAFVAGVSRAFCIGGAQAVGALAFGTQTVPAVDKITGPGNAYVAAAKRRVFGIVGIDMVAGPSEILVICDGTTDPDWIAMDLFSQAEHDEIAQAILLCPDENFIGQVAASIEKLLPSMPRQEIIRASLTDRGALITVKDLHEACKIANYIAPEHLELSIATPEVYLPELHHAGAIFIGKFTSESLGDYCAGPNHVLPTARTARFASPLGVYDFQKRTSIIQVSEAGSQKLGRIASTLAHGEGLTAHARSAEYRLKD from the coding sequence ATGTTGCGTCGCCTTGATTCTCGTTCTGCTGATTTTCAATCACAACTCGCCGCCCTGCTGGCTTTTGAAACCTCGCAAGACCCAGATGTGGATGCCCGGGTTGCGGCCATTCTTGACGATGTAAAAGCACGCGGTGATACGGCCGTGGTGGAATACACCCAGCGCTTTGACGGCGTGGCCGCGCAAACCATGGCCGGACTAGAGCTGACTCAGGCGGAGCTGAAAGCCGCTTTCGAGCGCCTGCCCGATGTGCAAAGAGATGCCCTGGTGGCCGCAGCAGAGCGGGTGCGCAAATATCACGAACACCAGAAAATGGCGTCCTGGCAATACACCGATGAAGATGGCACGGTGCTGGGCCAGCAGGTCACGGCGCTCGATAGAGTCGGGATTTATGTACCGGGTGGTAAGGCCAGCTATCCATCGTCGGTATTAATGAATGCCATTCCCGCCCATGTGGCCGGTGTGGCCGAAATTATCATGGTGGTGCCCACGCCACGCGGCGAACGCAACGATCTGGTCCTGGCCGCAGCCTTCGTGGCCGGTGTAAGCCGGGCATTCTGCATTGGTGGCGCTCAAGCCGTGGGCGCGCTGGCTTTTGGTACCCAAACCGTGCCCGCTGTGGATAAAATTACCGGCCCCGGCAACGCCTATGTGGCCGCCGCCAAGCGCCGTGTATTTGGCATTGTCGGCATTGATATGGTGGCTGGCCCGTCCGAGATTTTGGTGATTTGCGATGGCACTACCGACCCGGACTGGATTGCGATGGATTTATTCAGCCAGGCCGAGCACGATGAAATCGCCCAGGCGATTCTGCTTTGCCCGGATGAGAATTTCATTGGGCAAGTGGCTGCAAGCATCGAAAAGCTACTCCCCAGCATGCCACGCCAGGAAATTATTCGCGCCTCCCTCACTGACCGTGGAGCTTTAATCACGGTAAAGGATCTGCACGAAGCCTGCAAAATTGCCAATTATATTGCGCCGGAGCACCTGGAATTATCTATTGCTACCCCAGAAGTCTACCTACCTGAGCTACATCACGCAGGTGCAATCTTTATCGGCAAGTTCACCAGCGAGTCTTTAGGCGACTATTGCGCCGGGCCAAATCATGTTTTACCCACCGCCCGTACCGCCCGTTTTGCCAGCCCGCTGGGCGTTTATGACTTCCAAAAACGCACCAGCATCATCCAGGTTTCAGAAGCCGGCAGCCAGAAACTGGGCCGCATCGCCAGCACCCTCGCCCACGGCGAAGGGCTCACCGCCCATGCACGATCAGCGGAATATCGTTTGAAGGATTGA